A section of the Echeneis naucrates chromosome 12, fEcheNa1.1, whole genome shotgun sequence genome encodes:
- the entpd2b gene encoding ectonucleoside triphosphate diphosphohydrolase 2 yields MAHLAVPAALLLFGLAAILLLTIRTQDVRETPGFMYGIVLDAGSSHTALYIYKWLADKQNGTGVVTQHRECHVKGGGISSYAGLHGAAGQSLEACLDQAVKDIPKEKHHVTPVYLGATAGMRLLQMSDPEQSAQILQDVGHKIQSYPFNYQGAAILSGQEEGAYGWVTVNYLLENFIKYGFVGHWFSPGRPTVGALDFGGASTQITFATQEELEDTRDTMKLRLYGQEYSLYTHSFLCYGQDQVLKRLLAHIVKSQGYSGAVDHPCYPAGHSRTLQFSSVFNSPCTTESKPSSYNPQEYLTLHGSGHYEHCLGNVSKIFSFDSCPFSQCSFDEVFQPNVSGSYMAFSAFYYVHSFLQRVTGITVSTPSQLEEAVSTVCRMSFSQMLLLAPEQKARLQDYCASSVFVKVLMLRGYGFDEASFPHISFQKKAGDASVGWALGYMLSLSNLLPAETAGLRKALTLGAWGALIFLFVLLLTAVLVVILFRVCHRSNESSV; encoded by the exons ATGGCTCACCTCGCCGTCCCCGCAGCGCTGCTGCTCTTCGGACTGGCAGCGATCCTGCTGCTGACGATCCGCACCCAGGACGTCCGGGAGACGCCGGGGTTCATG TATGGGATTGTCCTGGACGCTGGATCCTCACACACAGCTTTGTACATCTACAAGTGGCTAGCAGACAAGCAGAATGGCACAGGGGTGGTTACTCAGCACCGTGAATGTCATGTTAAGG GCGGTGGGATTTCCAGCTACGCGGGCCTACACGGAGCAGCAGGACAGAGTTTAGAGGCATGTCTGGACCAGGCAGTGAAGGACATCCcgaaagaaaaacatcatgtcACACCTGTATACCTGGGAGCCACAGCTGGCATGAGGCTTCTGCA AATGTCAGACCCCGAGCAGTCGGCTCAGATACTCCAGGATGTGGGCCATAAAATTCAGTCCTACCCATTCAACTACCAAGGAGCAGCAATACTGAGTGGTCAAGAGGAGGGGGCCTATGGATGGGTTACTGTCAACTACCTCTTAGAGAACTTCATAAAG TATGGTTTTGTGGGACACTGGTTCAGCCCTGGCAGACCCACGGTGGGAGCTCTGGATTTTGGCGGGGCATCCACCCAGATAACGTTTGCTACTcaagaggagctggaggacacaCGCGACACGATGAAGCTGCGTCTGTATGGGCAGGAGTACTCTCTGTACACTCACAGCTTCCTCTGCTACGGGCAGGACCAGGTCCTGAAGAGACTGCTTGCTCACATAGTGAag TCTCAAGGGTATTCAGGCGCAGTTGATCACCCCTGCTATCCTGCAGGCCACAGTCGGACTCTGCAGTTCAGCAGTGTATTCAACTCTCCGTGTACCACAGAGTCCAAACCCAGCTCCTACAACCCCCAGGAATATTTGACATTACACGGGAGCGGACATTATGAACACTGTCTGGGCAACGTGTCCAAGATCTTCTCCTTCGACAGCTGTCCCTTCTCCCAGTGCTCCTTTGATGAGGTCTTTCAGCCAAATGTCAGTGGCAGCTACATG GCATTCTCGGCATTCTACTATGTGCACTCCTTCCTGCAGCGTGTCACAGGGATCACTGTCAGCACTCCCTCACAGCTGGAAGAGGCCGTCAGCACTGTGTGCAGGATGAGTTTCAGTCAA ATGTTGCTTCTTGCTCCAGAGCAAAAGGCTCGTTTGCAGGACTACTGTGCTTCCTCAGTGTTTGTCAAGGTTCTCATGTTGAGAGGGTACGGCTTTGACGAGGCGTCATTCCCACACATTTCCTTtcagaaaaag GCAGGGGATGCCTCAGTGGGTTGGGCTCTGGGATACATGCTGAGTCTAAGCAACTTGCTGCCTGCAGAGACAGCAGGCCTCAGGAAGGCTCTGACGCTGGGCGCATGGGGAGCTCtcatctttctgtttgtcctcctcctcaCGGCAGTCTTGGTCGTCATCTTATTCCGAGTTTGTCATCGGAGCAATGAAAGCAGCGTGTAG
- the phpt1 gene encoding 14 kDa phosphohistidine phosphatase isoform X2, with protein MCSQSRAAALMANIPQADIDPTGVFKYVLIRVHSREEGDDSEVDIVRGYGWAEYHGEADIYDKVSEELEKDGHLDCECIGGGRIKHDPQAKKIHVYGYSMGFGRANHAVTTEKLKARYPNYEVTWDNEGY; from the exons ATGTGCTCCCAAAGCAGGGCTGCAGCTCTGATGGCCAACATTCCGCAGGCCGACATAGACCCGACCGGTGTCTTCAAATACGTCCTCATCCGAGTCCACAGCCGGGAGGAGGGCGATGACTCCGAGGTCGATATAGTCCGAGGATACGGCTGGGCCGAGTACCACGGTGA gg CTGATATCTATGACAAAGTTTCAGAGGAGCTGGAAAAGGACGGCCACCTGGACTGCGAGTGCATTGGAGGAGGGAGGATCAAACATGATCCCCAGGCCAAGAAGATACACGTCTATGGATACTCCATG GGATTTGGAAGAGCGAACCATGCAGTAACTACAGAGAAACTAAAGGCTCGTTATCCAAACTATGAAGTGACCTGGGACAACGAGGGCTACTGA
- the phpt1 gene encoding 14 kDa phosphohistidine phosphatase isoform X1, which translates to MCSQSRAAALMANIPQADIDPTGVFKYVLIRVHSREEGDDSEVDIVRGYGWAEYHADIYDKVSEELEKDGHLDCECIGGGRIKHDPQAKKIHVYGYSMGFGRANHAVTTEKLKARYPNYEVTWDNEGY; encoded by the exons ATGTGCTCCCAAAGCAGGGCTGCAGCTCTGATGGCCAACATTCCGCAGGCCGACATAGACCCGACCGGTGTCTTCAAATACGTCCTCATCCGAGTCCACAGCCGGGAGGAGGGCGATGACTCCGAGGTCGATATAGTCCGAGGATACGGCTGGGCCGAGTACCACG CTGATATCTATGACAAAGTTTCAGAGGAGCTGGAAAAGGACGGCCACCTGGACTGCGAGTGCATTGGAGGAGGGAGGATCAAACATGATCCCCAGGCCAAGAAGATACACGTCTATGGATACTCCATG GGATTTGGAAGAGCGAACCATGCAGTAACTACAGAGAAACTAAAGGCTCGTTATCCAAACTATGAAGTGACCTGGGACAACGAGGGCTACTGA